A genomic segment from Leptolyngbya boryana PCC 6306 encodes:
- a CDS encoding TIGR03960 family B12-binding radical SAM protein → MAIAVENLLTTDILRPARYLGNELGAVHKDWETTVVRWVLTYPEVYEVGASNLGHIILYSILNTQPRQLCDRAYLPAPDLSTKLRETQTPLFAVESRRPLTDFDILGFSLSYELGATNILEMLDLAGIPLTWRERSESDPLIFAGGQTATSNPEPYADFFDFVALGDGEELLPEIGLVLEEGKLAGLSREDLLFDLAQIPGVYVPRFYDMAADGSVHPNRPDVPKRILRRVATPIPAYSIGLVPYVQTVHDRLTIEIRRGCTRGCRFCQPGMLTRPARDVEPEQVVEAIESGMRATGYNEFSLLSLSCSDYLALPAVGVEIKNRLHGENISLSLPSQRVDRFDENIANIIGGTRQIGITFAPEAGTQRMRDIVNKGLTNEELLRGVKTAVEQGWDKVKLYFMIGLPGETDEDVLGIADTIRWLRRECSKQGRRRLDFNITISNFTPKPHTPFQWHSVSTSEFKRKQELLKEAFRAIRGTKVNFTDTRISAMEDFVGRGDRRLAPVVKRAWELGAGMDSWWESVEKAFGAWTQSIEESGLTWKYRQVDSGEWNIFEASESISLDAPLPWDHLDTGIDKKWLQEDLQKALEAAIVPDCSFEGCSHCGVCGVDFGHNIVIPPPEIPEFTGHFVPNQTRAQRIRVRMGKEGEMALLSHLDLMRLFDRAVRRASIPLTFTGGFHPQPRIVPASALPLGVSSSGEIVDFELTEPMSIEEFRTKLAAQLPADMPIYEVQDVDPKQPAAAVLLQKAEYRLEIAGDQGNWQDWIEQILAKSEILLEHTTKSGKTYPLNMRDRLFELELLESSSDRAIVRYVGSCQNDGTLLKPEQLVSIFEQVSQQELHLLTIHRIQLVLA, encoded by the coding sequence GTGGCAATTGCAGTAGAAAACCTCTTAACAACCGATATTCTGCGCCCCGCTCGATATCTTGGGAACGAATTGGGCGCAGTTCACAAAGATTGGGAAACCACGGTCGTTCGATGGGTGCTGACTTACCCAGAAGTTTATGAAGTCGGGGCATCGAATCTCGGTCACATCATTCTTTACAGCATTCTTAATACCCAGCCGCGTCAATTGTGCGATCGCGCTTATCTCCCCGCTCCCGATCTCTCTACAAAACTTCGGGAAACGCAAACGCCACTCTTTGCAGTTGAATCGCGTCGCCCTCTCACCGATTTCGATATTCTTGGTTTCAGCCTCAGCTACGAATTGGGCGCAACTAATATTCTCGAAATGCTCGACCTCGCTGGCATTCCTTTGACCTGGAGAGAACGATCCGAATCTGACCCCCTGATTTTTGCAGGTGGACAAACTGCAACTTCCAATCCCGAACCTTACGCGGATTTCTTTGATTTCGTCGCTTTAGGCGATGGCGAAGAATTACTCCCAGAGATTGGATTAGTTCTTGAAGAAGGGAAGCTTGCAGGACTGAGCCGCGAAGACCTTTTATTCGATCTGGCACAGATTCCAGGGGTTTATGTGCCGCGATTTTATGACATGGCGGCAGATGGCTCGGTGCACCCGAATCGCCCAGACGTACCCAAACGAATTTTGAGACGCGTTGCAACTCCGATTCCAGCGTATTCGATTGGCTTAGTGCCCTATGTGCAAACTGTTCACGATCGCTTAACGATCGAAATCCGGCGCGGCTGTACTCGCGGCTGTCGATTCTGCCAGCCGGGTATGCTCACGCGTCCGGCACGGGATGTTGAACCAGAACAAGTGGTCGAAGCGATCGAATCCGGCATGAGAGCCACCGGATATAACGAATTCTCGCTGCTCTCCTTGAGTTGTTCGGATTATTTAGCCCTTCCAGCCGTTGGGGTTGAGATTAAGAATCGGTTGCACGGTGAGAATATTTCGTTGTCTTTACCGAGTCAGAGAGTCGATCGCTTCGATGAAAATATCGCCAATATCATTGGCGGAACTCGTCAAATCGGGATTACCTTTGCGCCGGAAGCTGGAACTCAGCGAATGCGCGACATTGTGAACAAAGGTTTGACCAATGAAGAACTGCTCAGAGGCGTGAAGACCGCCGTTGAGCAAGGTTGGGACAAGGTGAAGCTTTATTTCATGATTGGGCTTCCCGGTGAGACTGACGAAGATGTTTTGGGCATTGCAGATACGATTCGCTGGTTGCGCCGCGAGTGCAGTAAACAGGGGCGCAGACGGTTGGATTTCAACATTACGATTTCTAATTTCACACCGAAACCCCATACGCCGTTCCAATGGCACTCTGTTTCGACCTCAGAATTCAAGCGCAAGCAAGAATTATTGAAAGAAGCGTTTCGAGCGATTAGAGGCACAAAGGTCAATTTCACCGACACGCGGATTTCGGCAATGGAAGATTTTGTCGGCAGAGGCGATCGACGATTAGCGCCAGTTGTGAAACGGGCTTGGGAACTCGGTGCAGGGATGGATTCCTGGTGGGAAAGTGTCGAAAAAGCATTTGGAGCTTGGACACAATCCATTGAAGAATCAGGCTTAACGTGGAAATATCGCCAAGTCGATAGCGGTGAGTGGAATATTTTTGAGGCGAGTGAATCCATTTCGCTCGATGCACCTCTGCCCTGGGATCATTTGGATACCGGAATCGATAAGAAATGGCTGCAAGAAGATTTGCAGAAGGCATTAGAAGCCGCGATCGTGCCGGATTGCTCGTTTGAAGGCTGTTCTCACTGTGGCGTTTGTGGCGTTGATTTTGGACACAATATTGTGATTCCGCCACCAGAAATTCCAGAGTTCACCGGGCACTTTGTTCCCAATCAAACCCGCGCTCAACGAATTCGGGTACGGATGGGCAAAGAAGGAGAAATGGCGTTATTGAGTCATTTGGATTTAATGCGATTATTCGATCGAGCCGTTCGCCGCGCTTCGATTCCACTTACCTTTACAGGCGGATTTCATCCTCAACCTAGAATTGTGCCCGCGAGTGCGTTGCCGCTTGGGGTCAGTAGTTCTGGTGAAATTGTGGATTTTGAATTGACTGAGCCAATGTCGATCGAAGAATTCCGCACTAAACTCGCGGCTCAACTTCCGGCTGACATGCCCATCTATGAAGTGCAAGACGTAGATCCGAAACAACCTGCCGCCGCAGTTTTGCTACAGAAAGCTGAATATCGGCTTGAAATTGCGGGTGATCAGGGAAATTGGCAAGATTGGATCGAGCAAATTTTGGCGAAATCTGAGATTCTCCTAGAACATACGACGAAATCGGGTAAGACCTATCCGTTGAACATGCGCGATCGCTTATTTGAATTGGAATTACTCGAATCGTCTTCAGATCGAGCGATCGTTCGTTATGTCGGAAGCTGTCAGAATGACGGGACATTGTTGAAACCTGAACAACTGGTTTCAATCTTTGAACAGGTGAGCCAGCAAGAACTCCACTTGTTAACCATTCATCGAATTCAGCTAGTTTTAGCGTAA
- a CDS encoding STAS domain-containing protein, protein MQSLLVRPQAVIIRPCGSLNAANAAEFQQQLNAAVLSEQNNALVVDMSQVEALDSAGLMALVSTLNLAKVHQKRLSLCSVSSSVRIVFELTQLDRVFEIFESISGFELAAA, encoded by the coding sequence ATGCAGAGTTTGCTCGTTCGTCCACAGGCTGTCATCATCCGTCCTTGCGGTTCTCTCAATGCTGCGAATGCCGCAGAATTTCAACAGCAACTAAATGCAGCCGTTCTCTCAGAGCAAAATAACGCCCTTGTGGTTGATATGAGCCAGGTTGAAGCCTTAGATAGCGCTGGCTTGATGGCACTGGTTTCCACTTTGAACTTAGCAAAAGTGCATCAAAAGCGTCTCAGTCTGTGTTCTGTTTCCTCCTCAGTCCGGATCGTATTTGAACTGACTCAACTCGATCGCGTATTTGAAATCTTCGAGAGCATTTCTGGATTTGAACTTGCCGCAGCCTAA
- a CDS encoding Rne/Rng family ribonuclease yields MPKQIVIAEQHRIAAVFSEDQIQELIVATGSHQVSDIYLGIVENVLPGIDAAFVNIGDSERNGFIHVSDLGPLRLKRAAGSITELLAPQQKVLVQVMKEPTGNKGPRLTGNISMPGRYLVLMPYGRGVNLSRRIRNENERNRLRALAILVKPAGMGIVIRTEAEGMPEEAIIEDLEALQRQWEAILQEASSTRAPALLNRDDDFIQKVLRDVYSSDVNRIVVDSHTGLKRVKQQLLNWGSGKTPQGVLIDHHRDRIPILDYFRVNAAIREALKPRVDLPSGGYIIIERTEALTVIDVNSGSFTRSATARETVLWTNCEAATEIARQLRLRNIAGVIIVDFIDMDSRRDQLQVLEHFNKALRSDKAKPQISQLSELGLVELTRKRQGKNIYELFGRPCPTCGGLGHVVHLPGETDSAEEFETLEQRPAARYTERDASVRRIESRREAPAASESFWEGDDLEGDSGDSDLELLHHPSYQERGRSAKRTRHRRQDAPRESGRSEAPVRESAPRPSRWEESGSSRPPVSAPTLVSRSNSDFPVEPVAEPPTEEAPRENRYEERRGGRSQRRDRFNKTPSEPPESVYVEMTPDEQDVYAWMGISPLILSNQEVKNPKNAIVSILLPGEVPPPEAVQSLPSVDVDSSPVEDLEAFEEPVFEAPEFEEPAFEEPAFEVPTFAEIAEPEPPAVEEAPAELEEDTTVRRRRRRSSASTNE; encoded by the coding sequence ATGCCTAAGCAAATTGTGATTGCTGAGCAGCATAGAATCGCTGCTGTATTTTCAGAAGATCAAATTCAAGAATTAATCGTTGCAACCGGAAGTCATCAGGTTAGTGACATTTATTTAGGAATTGTTGAGAACGTCTTGCCCGGAATCGATGCCGCATTTGTCAACATCGGTGATTCAGAACGGAACGGATTTATTCATGTCTCGGATCTCGGCCCCTTACGTTTAAAGCGTGCGGCAGGTTCGATTACCGAATTGCTTGCCCCGCAGCAGAAAGTTTTAGTTCAGGTGATGAAGGAGCCGACCGGAAATAAAGGGCCTCGCCTGACGGGCAATATTTCTATGCCGGGTCGCTATTTAGTCTTGATGCCGTACGGTCGCGGCGTTAATCTCTCTCGTCGGATTCGCAACGAGAATGAACGAAACCGATTACGGGCATTGGCAATTCTAGTGAAGCCTGCTGGAATGGGCATTGTCATCCGCACCGAAGCCGAAGGAATGCCCGAAGAGGCAATCATCGAGGACTTGGAAGCGCTGCAACGGCAGTGGGAAGCGATTCTGCAAGAAGCAAGCTCCACCCGTGCCCCGGCGCTCTTGAATCGAGATGACGACTTCATTCAAAAAGTGCTGCGCGATGTCTACAGTTCAGACGTGAACCGGATTGTGGTCGATTCGCATACCGGGCTGAAGCGCGTCAAACAACAACTGCTCAACTGGGGCAGTGGCAAAACGCCGCAAGGAGTTCTGATCGATCATCACCGCGATCGCATTCCGATTCTCGATTATTTCCGGGTCAATGCCGCGATTCGAGAAGCGCTCAAACCGAGAGTAGACCTACCTTCTGGCGGTTACATCATTATTGAACGCACCGAAGCTTTAACGGTCATTGATGTTAACTCTGGATCATTTACGCGATCTGCAACGGCAAGAGAAACAGTTCTCTGGACAAACTGCGAAGCGGCAACCGAAATCGCTCGACAACTCCGGCTCCGCAACATTGCCGGGGTGATCATCGTAGACTTTATCGATATGGACTCGCGCCGCGACCAATTGCAGGTCTTGGAGCATTTCAATAAAGCCTTGCGATCGGACAAAGCAAAACCGCAAATTTCTCAATTGTCCGAACTCGGACTCGTCGAACTGACCCGGAAACGTCAAGGGAAAAACATTTACGAACTCTTTGGTCGTCCTTGCCCGACCTGCGGCGGTTTAGGTCATGTCGTTCACTTGCCGGGTGAAACCGATTCTGCTGAAGAGTTTGAGACTTTAGAGCAGCGTCCGGCGGCTCGTTACACTGAGCGAGATGCTTCAGTTCGTCGCATCGAATCACGTCGCGAAGCTCCAGCCGCTTCAGAGTCATTCTGGGAAGGCGACGATTTGGAAGGCGATTCGGGCGATTCTGACCTCGAACTTCTGCATCATCCGAGTTATCAAGAACGGGGTCGATCCGCGAAAAGAACACGTCATCGTCGCCAAGATGCCCCACGCGAATCGGGTCGATCCGAAGCTCCTGTGCGCGAATCTGCCCCCAGACCTTCTCGTTGGGAAGAATCCGGCAGCAGCCGTCCCCCCGTTTCTGCACCCACTTTGGTGTCGCGATCAAATAGCGATTTCCCCGTAGAACCCGTTGCAGAACCCCCAACCGAAGAAGCCCCCCGCGAAAATCGATACGAAGAACGTCGCGGTGGACGTTCTCAAAGACGCGATCGCTTTAATAAAACGCCATCCGAACCGCCCGAATCGGTTTATGTCGAAATGACTCCCGATGAACAGGATGTTTACGCCTGGATGGGAATTTCACCGCTGATTCTCTCGAATCAAGAAGTGAAGAATCCCAAAAATGCGATCGTGTCCATTCTTTTACCCGGTGAAGTTCCACCTCCTGAAGCAGTTCAATCTCTACCATCTGTTGACGTAGACTCTTCTCCAGTAGAGGATCTCGAAGCGTTTGAAGAACCAGTGTTTGAAGCTCCAGAGTTTGAAGAACCTGCGTTTGAAGAACCTGCGTTTGAAGTTCCAACATTTGCAGAAATTGCAGAACCAGAGCCACCCGCAGTTGAGGAAGCTCCGGCGGAACTCGAAGAAGACACGACCGTTCGTCGTCGTCGTCGTCGATCGTCTGCTTCGACAAACGAGTAA